One window from the genome of Deltaproteobacteria bacterium encodes:
- a CDS encoding Maf family protein gives MSCSLINADYPLILASASPRRRELLARIRLPFRVVPSRVDEGKTADEPTGICRGLAEKKAIQVHSLEDPSWVLGADTIVVIGNKVLGKPRDEKEAGEMLLLLAGTTHSVVTGFAILDPSGILVHSEAVSTAVRFKPLDNREIEAYVRSGEPLGKAGAYAIQGIGAFMVESISGSYTNVVGLPICAVIKALIRVGAIQTFPLRPSR, from the coding sequence ATGTCTTGTTCACTCATCAACGCCGACTATCCCCTGATTCTGGCCTCTGCCTCTCCCCGAAGGAGGGAGCTGTTGGCCCGGATCCGGCTTCCCTTTCGGGTGGTGCCGAGCCGTGTGGATGAAGGAAAGACCGCTGATGAACCGACCGGAATATGCCGTGGCCTGGCCGAGAAAAAGGCAATCCAGGTCCATTCCCTGGAAGACCCCTCCTGGGTCCTCGGGGCCGACACCATTGTGGTGATCGGAAACAAGGTTCTTGGAAAACCACGGGATGAAAAGGAAGCAGGGGAGATGCTCTTGCTCCTGGCCGGGACGACCCATTCGGTCGTCACCGGATTTGCCATCCTCGACCCTTCGGGTATCCTGGTCCATTCAGAGGCGGTCAGCACTGCGGTTCGTTTCAAACCATTGGATAACAGGGAAATCGAGGCCTACGTCCGCTCAGGGGAACCCTTGGGCAAGGCCGGGGCCTATGCCATACAGGGGATCGGCGCCTTTATGGTGGAATCCATCTCCGGGTCCTACACCAATGTGGTGGGGCTCCCCATATGCGCCGTAATCAAGGCCCTGATCCGGGTGGGGGCAATTCAGACATTTCCTCTGAGGCCGTCTCGGTAG
- a CDS encoding TatD family hydrolase: MLIDSHAHLDMDDFTKDLDAVLERAIQCNIGHIISIGIDLKSSSDALNLARKNAFISASAGCHPHNADVCGASDLEQLARLASEPEVVAWGEIGLDYFKGYSSTQAQLRLFQDQLGMADDLNLPVIIHDREAHEEVYSILKGMGKGERKGVLHCFSGDMALAGAFIDLGYFISIPGTVTYKKASHIKAVAASIPLSRMLVETDSPYLAPVPERGKRNEPAYVRFTAMEIARLRDVPLEEVARQTTENARALFNLP; encoded by the coding sequence ATGCTAATTGATAGTCACGCCCATCTGGATATGGACGATTTTACAAAGGACCTTGACGCGGTTCTTGAACGCGCCATCCAGTGCAACATCGGTCATATCATCAGCATAGGAATCGACCTGAAAAGTTCATCGGATGCCCTGAATTTGGCACGAAAGAACGCCTTTATATCCGCATCCGCAGGGTGTCATCCCCATAATGCAGACGTCTGCGGAGCGTCTGACCTGGAGCAATTGGCAAGATTGGCGTCTGAACCCGAGGTGGTTGCATGGGGGGAGATCGGTCTCGATTATTTTAAAGGCTATTCCTCTACCCAGGCGCAGTTAAGGCTTTTTCAGGACCAGCTTGGCATGGCGGATGATCTGAATCTACCGGTGATCATCCATGACCGGGAGGCCCACGAGGAGGTCTATTCCATTCTCAAAGGCATGGGAAAAGGGGAGAGAAAAGGGGTGCTCCACTGTTTTTCGGGGGATATGGCGCTTGCCGGGGCCTTTATTGATCTGGGATATTTCATCTCCATACCCGGCACCGTGACCTATAAGAAGGCCTCCCATATAAAGGCGGTGGCCGCTTCCATACCGCTTAGCCGCATGCTGGTGGAGACCGATTCGCCGTATCTGGCCCCCGTCCCTGAGAGGGGAAAGCGAAACGAGCCGGCTTATGTCCGGTTTACCGCCATGGAGATCGCGAGGCTGCGGGATGTGCCGCTTGAAGAAGTGGCCCGCCAGACCACGGAAAATGCCAGGGCACTTTTCAATCTCCCGTAA